The Desulfovibrio sp. G11 region GCCAGTCCACATCTTCAGACTTTCGTAAGGTGCGGCACGTACGCATCGTGGGAAAAAGTATGCTATATCTGAATGCTGCCGGTAAAATCCCCCTCTATCAACAGCTTTATGAGCAGATAAAAAAAGAAATTCTTGCAGGAATAAGGAGCGCTGACGCCGGGTTGCCCTCCATACGCACCATGGCAAAAGAACTGCAGCTTGGCAAAAATACGGTTGAGAATGCCTATGCCCAGCTTGTTCTTGAGGGCTATGTACGCGTACGCCCTGGCAGCGGATACAGGGTGAATCGCGTATACAGCCACATGAATGCGGCCGAGCTACCCCATGTCAACACCGGTATGGTCATGTCGGACGAAAAAAAAACGACACCACAGAAACACATCGACTACGATTTCAATTACGAAAATCTGGATGCTTCAATTTTCCCCGCCGCCATATGGCGCAGGTTGATGGCCGACATTCTGTCGTCTCTTCATAAAAACAGCCGTCAGGCGGTGGATATGCATGCGTACGGAGATGCCTGTGGCAGTTTTTCCCTGCGCAGCGAACTGGTTTCCTATCTTTATCGTAGCCGCGGAGTCTGCTGCACCCCTGAGCAGGTGATCATATGCAGCGGCCTGCAGCCCGCAATCATTGCCGTCATGTGCCTGCTTCAAGAGAAATGCGCTCTTGTTGCCATGGAAGATCCCGGCTATGCAGGAGCCAGGGCAGCCTATGAACTTTTCAATGCAGACATACTTTCTGTCCCTGTAAAGAGCGATGGCATTGACATCGAAAACCTTGCGGCATCATCTGCCGGACTTGTTCATATTGCACCTTCGCACCAGTTTCCCACAGGGGTCGTCATGCCCATTTGCAGACGCATAAAGCTTCTGGAATGGGCCGCAAAAAATGACGGATTTATAATCGAAGATGATTATGACAGCGAGCTGCGCTATCACGGCAGGCCCATCCCCTCGCTACAGTCCATTGATGAAAACGGCCGTGTCATTTATATGGGAACATTTTCAAAAGTGCTTTCTCCGGGTATGCGCATGTCTTATATGGTGCTGCCGCCCCTGCTTGCCGCCAGATTCAGCTCCGTTTTTTCGGACTTCCAGTGCACTGTCCCCTGGCTTGAGCAGGCGGTTTTGAGCAGTTTCATAAAACAGGGGCACTGGGAAAAACATTTAAGAAAAATCTGCCTGCTCAAGAAAAAAAAGCATGACCTCTTTGTACACACCGTTGACCGCCTGTTTGGCAAACGCGTACGCATACACGGGCATAATGCCGGCCTGCACCTTTTATTGGAATTTCCTGCAGGTCCGGACGAAGCAAGCCTTGTGGCAAAGGCCGCCACTTGCGGTGTACGTGTATACCCAGCCTCGCCTTTCTGGCGAAACAGGGAACACAGCCCCGCCAACTGTCTGTTCCTGGGCTACGGCACGTTGACTGAGCCGGATATCATAACTGCCTTGGAACGGCTTGAAAAAGTATGGTTTTGCCCTGAAGGCATATAGGAATTGCATCTTGAAAACAGATAAGACGGATGCGTATGCCTGTGTTATACCATCGCCATCGATGAGGTTTTTCATGAAAAGACTTTCAGAGGCGACCATGTGGCAGGCGCTGCTTGACTGCGACCCGTCTTATGACGGACAATTTTTTTATGCGGTAAAAACCGTGGGCGCATACTGCCGCCCTTCTTGCAAGTCGCGGGCACCGCTGCGAAAAAATGTTTTATACTTCCAGACAGCGGCCGAGGCGGAACAGGCCGGGCTGCGCCCTTGCAAGCGTTGCCGTCCTGATCTGGAAAAATACAACCCTGCGGCGCGCCTTGCCGGACAGGCCAAAAAGCTCATCGACGGCCATTTCGACAAACGCGCCCGCCTGCAAGCAGAACTCAAGCATCTTGGTATTTCGCAAAGCCATCTGGCGGTTGTTTTTCGGCAACACTATGGCCTGACGCCAGTACAATACCTTGGTCATGTCCGAGAACGGCGGGCTTGCGCGCTGCTGGAAAACACAAGCATGCCCATCACCGATATTGCCGCTACCATCGGCTTTGAAAGCCTGGCTTCATTTTATGCGTTTTTCAAAAAGCAGACAGGCACAAGCCCCGCGAAATTCCGTCAACAAGCACATTGTTCAGTAATCGCAGATTGACGCACTTGCTCACATTACCGCAACAATACCTGAAAAGGCATACTGCCTGTGACAATGCGCCGACAATTGGAGTTACACCATGAAAAATTTATGGTTTTACACCTGCCCCATCGGCAAGATCGGCATAGTTGAAAAAAATGGAGCCATCTGCCAGGTGTTTTTCAGTACAGAAGCTCCACCTGACGGCTTTACGCTACAAAAAAGCCCGGTTATCGAAAGAGCGGAACATCAGCTTACGGAATATTTCGCAGGTGATAGAAAAGAATTTGACTTACCCCTGGACCTCGGCGGCACGGAATTTCAGGCAACGGTATGGCAAGCGCTACAGACCATTCCAGCCGGAGAAACGCGCAGCTACAAAGATGTGGCCGTCATGATCGGCAAGCCCGGCGCCAGTCGCGCTGTGGGCATGGCCAACAACCGCAACCCGGTTGCCATCATTGTTCCCTGCCACCGTGTCATCGGGCATGACGGCAGCCTTACTGGATATGCGGGTGGCCTTGCCATCAAGCAATACCTGCTTGACCATGAAAAAATGTGGCAACCAGAGAGAACCCATGCCCAATACACATTATTTTGAATATGGCGAAAAAGAAAAATCATGGCTTAAGTCGCGCGATCCGGTGCTGGCCGCCGCTATGGAAGAAATCGGACACATCCGGCGCGAAGTTACGCCGGACATTTTCAACGCGCTTTTAAATTCCATCGTAGGGCAACAGATATCAACAAAGGCACAGGCCACCATCTGGAAGCGCATGCGGGAGCAGTTCTGCCCCATAACACCGGAAAACATAGGAACAATAAGCGCGGAAAGCCTGCAAACCTGCGGCATATCCATGCGTAAGGCGGCCTATATCAAGAGTATTACCGAAGCTGTGCTGGATGGAAGCCTGGATCTTGCCCGCCTGCCCTCCCTGACTGACAAGGAGATTTGCGCTCAACTGGTGCAGTTGAAAGGCATAGGTGTATGGACTGCGGAAATGATCATGATTTTTTCCATGCAGCGGCCGGATATCCTGAGCTGGGATGATCTGGCAATTCAGCGTGGCCTGCGCATGCTGTACAGGCATCGCCAGATTACTCCCGCACTCTTTGCCAGATACAGAAAGCGCTATTCCCCCCATGCGACCACAGCCAGCCTGTATTTGTGGGCTATAGCCGGGGGAGCGTGCGCCGAATTTAAAGACTGCGCGCCGCTAAAAAAGAAAACCAAGCCTGCAAAGCGGCAACCGGTCAAAGCACAGGACAAACAGAACACACAGTAACCTTGTTTTTTCCGCATGGTGACGTGACTGGCGCGCATACATCCCTTGATGCGCCGCAATGCTTCAGCCCTGCCCGAATATTGAGCGTGCCCACTCCTGAAGCATTCGCCTTGCGAACATGCAGCAGGCATACACGGAACCAAACGTAGCTTTAGCAAACCGGGACAGCCCTTGTTCGCACCACCAAAACAAAGGCGGGCCGCAACGGATCATGCCCGAAGCGGCCCATGCAACACAGCAAGCTGTTACAGGCAGACAAAAGCTGCCTACCAGCCATTATGATGAACCTTGTCCTCGCGATAGCGGTCAACTTCGTCAAAAGGCTGCGCCGGATGTCCGGCCACAACCAGAGCCAGCACATTGATATCCGCCGGAATTTTTAGCAATTGACGGATAGGTTCAACCCTGTCTTCAAGCGGATGCATACCGCACCACACAGTGCCGATATTTTTGCCCCGCGCAGCCAGCAGCATGTTCTCCAGCGCGGCTGTGCAATCCTGCTGCCAGTAACGCGGCTCTTTGGCCTCGGCAGGGTTGGCGCAGACCACAATGGCAAGAGGAGCTTCAGCGGCCATTTTTGCATAGGGATGGCGGTTGGCTATTTCAGCCAGCAGGGCTTTGTCGCGCACAACCACAAAATGCCAGGGCTGGCGGTTATGGGCACTGGGTGCAGCCATGGCCGCCCGCAGCATGATTTCAAGATCTGCATCGCTGACATCAGCGGAAGTGAATTTACGGATGCTGCGGCGGGTAAAAAGAGCTTCAAAAATGTCCATACTGTACTCTCCTGAAAATAACTGTCTTATAACTCCAGTATACATCATAACAGGCAAAAGAAAAAGCGGGACATATCTGCTGCACGTCAGTGCGACCGCACCATTGCGTACGCATATTGATCTTTCTCATTGCTGGCCGTTATCCAAAAAGGGCTTTGTGGCGTCACGCGCCAAAATGCTTTTCATTCTCCCTGAAGCATATCCCGGTTGGAATGCATATGCCAGATGCCGCAAGGGCAAACCGCCGCGCAGATGCCGCAACCTGTGCAGCACCCGGAATCGGCGCCGTAGGCCACGTTATCATCGGTCTGTTTGCGGGTGATGGCTTTTTGCGGGCAGAATTTGAGGCATATTTTGCAATCACGACACGCCCCGGCTCCGGGCAGCAGACGGGCGGACGGATTATCGAACGAACCGCGCCCGGTGCATCCGGAATTTTCCCACACAGGTACGCGCAGGCGGTAATCTCCCACGGCAACGAGTCCGTTAACGGTAAAATCATCCGGAGCCACATCACTGAAGATGCCATTTTCAATCCACTCCCCGGCGCGGAATTGCGCCATGCAAAAAGTGCTTTGGCACACTTGCTGTTCCTGGGGCAATGGAATGATTTTTTGCCAGTGTTTCCACACGGAAAGTTCTTTGCGTAAGCGCGGCCTGTCAATGGCGGCTAAAAATGCTTCCAGACCCGTTTCCAGCCACGTAACATCGTCGTCGTTCAGCGCACACACACGCACATCAGGGGGAAGGCTGCTCACGGGGCCACGAAAATACACCACTCCGCCCACCATGCCCACACAGGGCCTTTCACCAAGAATGGACGGCATGGTCTGGCTTTCGTAGCCGCAAACCACCGCCTTGCCTCCTCCCATAAATTCAAAGGAAAAGCTGCCCACGCTTTTGAGCACCCATAATTCCGGCGGCTCGTACATGGGGTCGTGTTTCATAAGCGACCCGGAACGCGCGCCGGCACGCCCACCAATATAAATTACGCCCGCAGCCGCGCAATGCCCCGCAGTATCGCCCGCATCACCGCGTACAGTAATGCGCCCGCCCGCGTTGAGCCATCCGACGTCAGCGGAGGCCGAACCTTCAACCAGTACTTCCGTATCAGGCAGACACATGGATCCCACTCGCTGCCCGGGATTTCTCACGGTAAACATGAGCTTTTTGCCGTCTCTGTTCCATAAGGGGCCGCCGATATCATGCTGCCCCGAAGCCTCTATGTGAAAAGCTGTCTCTCCCCTGTCAACTGCGGCTTCAATGGCCAGCAAAAGATCCTGGGTGGACATGCGTTCATGATTGTGCAGCGTGTTCATTCGCAGCATACTGTGATCCTCTTGCTAAAATCTAGCAGGCATACTGGATGCCCAGTTTGTCGGCAACGGCCCTGTCAGTGGTCACCAGCGCATCTGAGCGCCCTACTGGCATGGAACTGTTACCCACAGGCGCCATCAGCTTGCGCAGTTCGGCGTCAAAAGCCAGCATGTAATCCACAATGCTCTGTGCCCCTCTGTCCACATCCATACGTTTGACCAGACGCGGATCCTGGGTGCATATACCGGTGGGGCATTTGCCTGTATTACAGGCATTGCAGCGCCCACGCTCGTTACCTACGCAGCCGAGCAGCTGGATGAGTATTTTACCTATAATAATACCGTTGGCTCCAAGGCAGATCATTTTAAAGGCATCGGCCGCTGCATTGCCCGAAAGGCCAACGCCTCCGCCCGCCCACAGGGGAATCTGCCCCTGAAGCCCCTGGGCCACAGCAGCCTGATAGCAATCGCGCAGTTTGGACACTATGGGGTGGCCCGTGTGCTCCAGAGACACCTCATTGGCCGCACCCGTTCCGCCCTGGATACCGTCAATAAAAAAACCGCCGCAAATTCTGTAAGGGTCGCGCAGCAGGTTGTTATAGACAGAAACGGATGTGGCGGAAGCCGCGCACTTGATCGCCACAGGCACACGAAAGCCAAAAGCCGCGTTAAGAGAAAGGTGCATCTTCTGCACAGATTCTTCAATGGAGTAAAGCCCCTGATGATTGGGCGGAGAATGAAGCGTAGTTCTGGGTACACCGCGTATGGCCTGAATGTGCGGCGCTACCTTGGCCGCCGGCAACAGGCCGCCGTCACCGGGTTTGGCACCCTGCCCTATTTTTATGAGTACTCCGGCCGGATCGGCTTTCATTCGTGGCATGGCCCTGATGATGCGGTTCCAGCCGAAGTGCCCCGAGGCTATTTGCAGGATCATGTATTTCAGCTGCGCTGATTCCAGCAGCTTGCCAGGCATACCGCCTTCGCCGGAGCACATGCGTACCGGTATGCCGCATTTTTCATTAAGATAGGCTGTGGCCAGGGCGATGGCTTCCCAGGCCCGCGTGGATAACGCCCCAATACTCATGTCACTGAAGATGACCGGGTAAATCCAAGTTACTCTGGGCGTTTGGCCTGCCAACACAAGGCTTGTCCCCTCTACTCTGAGTGGCAGATCCCCTGCAGGCATGACACGCCCCAGAGGCGAGCGCATATCAAAGGTATGCCGCTCGGAATCCAGGGCAGGATCCGTCATCTGACTGATACGCCCGACGACTATGGCGTCAAGCGTGCGCGGCATGGTCAGGTTGCTGCGCCCGCCACGCTTTATGGGACCATGCTCGCGGGCCAGCAGGGCGAAGCGTTGATCCATATTGCGCACAGGTCGTATGGCTCCGGTAGGACAGCTTTTTTCGCACATACCGCATCCCACGCATGCATGGCTGATAGAGGTTTTTTGCTTGATGACCAGAGGGACGGCATATTCCTGGGCAGAATCCAGAGTCTTGTGCGACTGGATATGGCGGCGCACCCGCGATGGTTCAATGGCGGCAAAAGTGCAGGCAGCCACACAGGAACCGCATCTGGTACACAGGTCCGGCCGGTAATCTATCTTCCAGCACAGATCATTGACGCTGACATCCTGAGTTTTTACTGATTCCATCTCTGCACCGCCAGATCATTGCCGATTATCACCATCTCCCGCTCATGCGGGTAAATATCTTCCGCCACATCGCGGTCGGGCAAAATTGCGTTAAGCCCGCACACCTCGGAAGCAATGGCCACCATGTGCTTGTGACGGCCGACAACGACGGGGCGCAATTTTTTTGAGTCAC contains the following coding sequences:
- the pdxR gene encoding MocR-like pyridoxine biosynthesis transcription factor PdxR; this encodes MLYLNAAGKIPLYQQLYEQIKKEILAGIRSADAGLPSIRTMAKELQLGKNTVENAYAQLVLEGYVRVRPGSGYRVNRVYSHMNAAELPHVNTGMVMSDEKKTTPQKHIDYDFNYENLDASIFPAAIWRRLMADILSSLHKNSRQAVDMHAYGDACGSFSLRSELVSYLYRSRGVCCTPEQVIICSGLQPAIIAVMCLLQEKCALVAMEDPGYAGARAAYELFNADILSVPVKSDGIDIENLAASSAGLVHIAPSHQFPTGVVMPICRRIKLLEWAAKNDGFIIEDDYDSELRYHGRPIPSLQSIDENGRVIYMGTFSKVLSPGMRMSYMVLPPLLAARFSSVFSDFQCTVPWLEQAVLSSFIKQGHWEKHLRKICLLKKKKHDLFVHTVDRLFGKRVRIHGHNAGLHLLLEFPAGPDEASLVAKAATCGVRVYPASPFWRNREHSPANCLFLGYGTLTEPDIITALERLEKVWFCPEGI
- a CDS encoding glutamate synthase-related protein, producing MESVKTQDVSVNDLCWKIDYRPDLCTRCGSCVAACTFAAIEPSRVRRHIQSHKTLDSAQEYAVPLVIKQKTSISHACVGCGMCEKSCPTGAIRPVRNMDQRFALLAREHGPIKRGGRSNLTMPRTLDAIVVGRISQMTDPALDSERHTFDMRSPLGRVMPAGDLPLRVEGTSLVLAGQTPRVTWIYPVIFSDMSIGALSTRAWEAIALATAYLNEKCGIPVRMCSGEGGMPGKLLESAQLKYMILQIASGHFGWNRIIRAMPRMKADPAGVLIKIGQGAKPGDGGLLPAAKVAPHIQAIRGVPRTTLHSPPNHQGLYSIEESVQKMHLSLNAAFGFRVPVAIKCAASATSVSVYNNLLRDPYRICGGFFIDGIQGGTGAANEVSLEHTGHPIVSKLRDCYQAAVAQGLQGQIPLWAGGGVGLSGNAAADAFKMICLGANGIIIGKILIQLLGCVGNERGRCNACNTGKCPTGICTQDPRLVKRMDVDRGAQSIVDYMLAFDAELRKLMAPVGNSSMPVGRSDALVTTDRAVADKLGIQYAC
- a CDS encoding nitroreductase family protein, giving the protein MDIFEALFTRRSIRKFTSADVSDADLEIMLRAAMAAPSAHNRQPWHFVVVRDKALLAEIANRHPYAKMAAEAPLAIVVCANPAEAKEPRYWQQDCTAALENMLLAARGKNIGTVWCGMHPLEDRVEPIRQLLKIPADINVLALVVAGHPAQPFDEVDRYREDKVHHNGW
- a CDS encoding bifunctional transcriptional activator/DNA repair enzyme AdaA, which produces MKRLSEATMWQALLDCDPSYDGQFFYAVKTVGAYCRPSCKSRAPLRKNVLYFQTAAEAEQAGLRPCKRCRPDLEKYNPAARLAGQAKKLIDGHFDKRARLQAELKHLGISQSHLAVVFRQHYGLTPVQYLGHVRERRACALLENTSMPITDIAATIGFESLASFYAFFKKQTGTSPAKFRQQAHCSVIAD
- a CDS encoding 4Fe-4S dicluster domain-containing protein, which translates into the protein MLRMNTLHNHERMSTQDLLLAIEAAVDRGETAFHIEASGQHDIGGPLWNRDGKKLMFTVRNPGQRVGSMCLPDTEVLVEGSASADVGWLNAGGRITVRGDAGDTAGHCAAAGVIYIGGRAGARSGSLMKHDPMYEPPELWVLKSVGSFSFEFMGGGKAVVCGYESQTMPSILGERPCVGMVGGVVYFRGPVSSLPPDVRVCALNDDDVTWLETGLEAFLAAIDRPRLRKELSVWKHWQKIIPLPQEQQVCQSTFCMAQFRAGEWIENGIFSDVAPDDFTVNGLVAVGDYRLRVPVWENSGCTGRGSFDNPSARLLPGAGACRDCKICLKFCPQKAITRKQTDDNVAYGADSGCCTGCGICAAVCPCGIWHMHSNRDMLQGE
- a CDS encoding DNA-3-methyladenine glycosylase family protein, with the translated sequence MPNTHYFEYGEKEKSWLKSRDPVLAAAMEEIGHIRREVTPDIFNALLNSIVGQQISTKAQATIWKRMREQFCPITPENIGTISAESLQTCGISMRKAAYIKSITEAVLDGSLDLARLPSLTDKEICAQLVQLKGIGVWTAEMIMIFSMQRPDILSWDDLAIQRGLRMLYRHRQITPALFARYRKRYSPHATTASLYLWAIAGGACAEFKDCAPLKKKTKPAKRQPVKAQDKQNTQ
- a CDS encoding methylated-DNA--[protein]-cysteine S-methyltransferase translates to MKNLWFYTCPIGKIGIVEKNGAICQVFFSTEAPPDGFTLQKSPVIERAEHQLTEYFAGDRKEFDLPLDLGGTEFQATVWQALQTIPAGETRSYKDVAVMIGKPGASRAVGMANNRNPVAIIVPCHRVIGHDGSLTGYAGGLAIKQYLLDHEKMWQPERTHAQYTLF